One region of Triticum aestivum cultivar Chinese Spring chromosome 6B, IWGSC CS RefSeq v2.1, whole genome shotgun sequence genomic DNA includes:
- the LOC123133541 gene encoding uncharacterized protein, with translation MWNCLSKNDGRIDCVLMGGISSAKHLALISYFGKFIFARDLMNCCPTFSKLKTLSLSVYWWEAPDLDPLACILQNSPVLEKLSLKLFSKGPDHEVEMKGRYSPMEGPSAISEHLNMVEIKCNVVDEKILKVLKLLSTFNIRFGFL, from the exons ATGTGGAATTGTCTATCAAAAAACGATGGCCGCATCGATTGCGTGCTTATGGGTGGGATCTCAAGTGCTAAACATCTTGCACTGATATCTTATTTTGGAAAG TTCATTTTCGCAAGAGATTTGATGAATTGCTGCCCTACATTTAGTAAGTTAAAGACTTTATCACTCAGTGTGTACTGGTGGGAGGCTCCTGACTTGGATCCACTAGCTTGCATTCTGCAAAATTCACCAGTTCTAGAGAAGCTCTCTCTTAAACTTTTCTCCAAG GGaccagatcatgaagtggaaatgAAAGGAAGGTACAGTCCAATGGAGGGTCCGTCTGCAATATCAGAGCACCTTAACATGGTTGAAATCAAGTGTAATGTGGTCGACGAGAAGATTCTCAAAGTCTTGAAGCTCTTGTCTACATTTAATATAC GATTCGGTTTTTTGTAA